One Oncorhynchus masou masou isolate Uvic2021 unplaced genomic scaffold, UVic_Omas_1.1 unplaced_scaffold_11805, whole genome shotgun sequence genomic region harbors:
- the LOC135529541 gene encoding uncharacterized protein LOC135529541 — protein sequence MTLSDYSGGRGRQTDQILHPERHSRREKGVQSTDGWSNDHGDQGSIVSGSCRSGSSTKCQPSENDEDMQRRDFEEDWQACREEALRNTTIIEKAEEGGTWHIKGVMVGGVTDLTRPLRQSERLQERREKEIREREQASQMPLRPTPGGTHEDYQPWKMTDLTTLMEQMPSLHGGASAWLLQLQTLTSGHRLALGDLRALLARATDHTTMTVLVRDAGLEKSSGATPPEQYRTALWAVLRRAYPTERNHSTLSSFTINPGEQPAAYLDRAKTTWRTVHEEPYDQSDTTTAMWKEMVVNGAPHNVKTKLRATVGLMALPRAQFNSHVHHHITQYNKDKGGAETQVQSLQVQLLKLQLKEAQKGEKPKKQMVAEDQPDLTKIIENTVSQMIQTQQPTVPIPTGPQPTQLAPQPYYQPLYYQPPMPAYPSPWGGGQPRPMICHNCKQSGHGVRFCPLPPSPAQQHWLANRGRGYSFRPRGP from the coding sequence ATGACACTCAGCGACTACTCTGGAGGAAGGGGGAGACAAACAGACCAAATCCTGCACCCCGAAAGGCACTCCAGAAGGGAAAAAGGAGTCCAATCAACTGACGGATGGTCTAACGACCATGGGGATCAGGGGTCGATTGTCTCAGGCTCATGCAGATCTGGAAGCTCCACGAAGTGTCAGCCGAGTGAGAATGATGAAGACATGCAAAGGAGGGATTTCGAGGAGGACTGGCAAGCTTGCAGAGAAGAGGCTTTACGAAATACCACAATCATCGAGAAAGCCGAAGAAGGTGGCACCTGGCACATTAAGGGAGTGATGGTGGGCGGAGTCACTGATCTGACCAGACCTCTGAGGCAGTCTGAGAGGCTGCAGGAAAGGAGGGAAAAAGAAATCAGAGAAAGGGAGCAAGCTTCCCAAATGCCATTGAGACCAACCCCGGGAGGAACCCATGAAGATTACCAACCTTGGAAAATGACTGATCTCACCACCCTAATGGAACAGATGCCTAGTCTCCATGGGGGAGCCTCGGCCTGGCTACTACAACTCCAAACCCTTACTTCCGGCCACAGACTTGCCCTAGGAGACCTGAGGGCCCTTCTGGCTAGGGCAACAGACCACACTACCATGACAGTGTTGGTGAGGGACGCCGGGCTTGAAAAGAGCTCTGGGGCTACACCACCCGAACAGTACAGAACCGCACTGTGGGCAGTGTTGAGAAGAGCATATCCGACTGAGCGGAACCATTCGACTCTTTCCTCTTTCACCATCAACCCGGGGGAACAGCCAGCTGCATATTTGGATAGGGCAAAAACCACCTGGAGGACGGTCCATGAAGAGCCGTATGACCAATCTGACACCACCACTGCAATGTGGAAAGAAATGGTCGTTAACGGAGCCCCACACAACGTCAAAACGAAGCTGAGAGCTACTGTGGGTTTAATGGCACTTCCTAGAGCGCAGTTCAACTCCCATGTACACCATCACATCACTCAATACAACAAAGACAAGGGAGGAGCAGAGACCCAAGTCCAATCCCTACAGGTGCAGCTCCTTAAACTACAGCTAAAAGAGGCCCAGAAGGGGGAAAAACCGAAGAAGCAAATGGTGGCGGAAGACCAACcagacctaaccaaaataattgAGAATACAGTCTCACAAATGATACAGACACAGCAGCCTACCGTCCCAATACCAACTGGACCCCAGCCAACCCAACTGGCTCCCCAGCCATACTACCAACCTCTATACTACCAACCTCCAATGCCAGCCTACCCCTCACCATGGGGAGGCGGACAACCGCGACCAATGATCTGTCATAACTGTAAACAGAGTGGACATGGGGTACGCTTTTGTCCATTGCCGCCTTCACCAGCACAACAACACTGGTTGGCCAATAGGGGTAGGGGGTACTCATTCAGACCAAGGGGACCGTGA